In one window of Pseudomonas benzenivorans DNA:
- a CDS encoding MFS transporter → MRWGTYFAVCSAVISIGLALGVTMPLVSLRLESWGHDAFAIGVMAATPAVGVLLGASLAGRLAARVGTTRLMQLSLLCSALSVALLAFMQNYALWLLLRLLIGVALTLVFILGESWINQLAVEKWRGRLVALYGTGYALSQLCGPLLLTALGTASDLGFWAGTGLLIGGSLLLVGRSGAPRVDARSASGRGLPAFCRRLPAIAWAVMLFAAFEAMMLTLLPIYGLRQGFSQEVALLMVSVVVIGDAALQLPIGLLADSISRRGLFRGCGVVLLGSSLAIPLLLHSPLIWPLLVLFGASAGGLFTLALILIGERYRDDELVRANAHVSQLWGLGCLIGPLATGAASQWLTGHALPLLMALGAAVFVVLARRDSGFEPAPGLAASAGEEALRR, encoded by the coding sequence ATGCGTTGGGGTACCTATTTCGCCGTGTGTTCGGCGGTGATCAGCATCGGCCTGGCCCTCGGGGTGACCATGCCGCTGGTATCGCTGCGCCTGGAGAGTTGGGGGCATGACGCCTTCGCCATCGGTGTGATGGCGGCCACGCCGGCGGTCGGCGTGCTGCTCGGCGCCTCCCTGGCCGGCCGCCTGGCCGCACGGGTGGGGACCACCCGCCTGATGCAGCTGAGCCTGCTGTGCAGCGCGCTGTCGGTGGCGCTGCTGGCCTTCATGCAGAACTATGCCCTGTGGCTGCTGCTGCGGCTGCTGATCGGTGTGGCCCTGACCCTGGTGTTCATTCTCGGCGAGAGCTGGATCAACCAGCTGGCGGTGGAGAAGTGGCGCGGCCGGCTGGTGGCGCTGTACGGCACCGGCTATGCGCTGAGCCAGCTCTGTGGACCCCTGCTGCTCACCGCCCTGGGCACCGCCAGCGATCTGGGCTTCTGGGCCGGCACCGGTCTGCTGATCGGCGGCTCGCTGTTGCTGGTCGGACGCAGCGGGGCGCCCCGGGTCGATGCCCGGAGCGCCTCGGGGCGCGGTCTGCCGGCGTTCTGTCGCCGGCTGCCGGCGATCGCCTGGGCGGTGATGCTGTTCGCCGCCTTCGAGGCGATGATGCTCACCCTGCTGCCGATCTACGGGCTGCGTCAGGGCTTCAGCCAGGAGGTGGCCTTGCTGATGGTCAGCGTGGTGGTGATCGGCGACGCGGCGCTGCAGCTGCCGATCGGTCTGCTCGCCGACAGCATCTCGCGGCGCGGCCTGTTCCGCGGCTGTGGCGTGGTGCTGCTGGGTTCCAGTCTGGCGATTCCGCTGCTGCTGCACTCGCCCCTGATCTGGCCGTTGCTGGTGCTGTTCGGTGCCAGCGCCGGCGGGCTGTTCACCCTGGCGCTGATTCTCATCGGCGAGCGCTACCGTGACGATGAACTGGTCCGCGCCAATGCCCATGTCTCCCAGCTGTGGGGCCTGGGTTGCCTGATCGGTCCCCTGGCCACGGGAGCGGCCAGTCAGTGGCTGACCGGCCATGCGCTGCCGCTGCTGATGGCCCTCGGCGCCGCGGTGTTCGTGGTGCTGGCCAGGCGCGACAGCGGCTTCGAGCCGGCGCCCGGCCTGGCGGCGAGCGCTGGAGAGGAGGCCCTCAGGCGCTAG